The Lepidochelys kempii isolate rLepKem1 chromosome 20, rLepKem1.hap2, whole genome shotgun sequence sequence CCCGGACCGGCAGCTCGAGGATCTGGTAAGCGGGCGCCCGCTCTCCCCCGGCCAGGTGCTGTTGGAGCCCCCAACCCCGGGGCAGGGCTGTGGTGCTGGGCCAGCGTCCCGTGTGACCTGCCCCTGGCTGGCTGCGGCTGGTGCGAGGAGGATGCCTGTGCCCCCGGCAGAGACCCCCACAAGCGCCCCCTTCTGGCCAGTTAATAGGGTCTACAGCCAATGTAAAACCCAAATCGTGTCCACCAGCCCCTGGCTCAGTGCTCGGCCCCTTGCCCAGGGTCCGGGCACTCCGGCGTCTCCCCTCTGGAGAGTCCATCCTCAGCCCGCAGGCAGGAGGCACCTGCTGGTCCCTGCCGGGCGTCGGACCCTCGGGGCTCTGTTCTGCTCTCTCCCCTGCTCACCACTGAGCTCTCACCCACCCAGCCAAGCCCACtaaccctcccgcccccagctgaGCGATTTCCTGGAGCTGCTGAGCCCCAGGGCCTTTCCGGGGCCAGCTGGCCTGTGACAGCCGCAGCGTGGGCCAGCCCAGCCTTCGATCTGCTCCTTCCCGCCCCCATCTCCCTGCAGCTCTGGCTCGGCCCAGGGGCCTGTCTAGCCTGGGATCCCGCCTCTGACGGGAgtggcaccagctgcttcagaggtaGGAGCAGGAGGCAGAAATGGGATCACCTGCCCTGGGGGAAGTCCCTCCTGACCCATGTGAGTTAGAGGGTTGGGGTCCTGCCCCAAAGTGGGAGGGGGTCCAAAACCCCTCTCCCAACTCTCAGTTACTCTAACCCTGGCTGCTCCTGTTTCCCGTATCGATGCCCTGGCATCAGTCGCcaccttgtggcagtgagttccgcCGTCTTCTCTCCGCCAGGCCCCGCTGAAGGAGTATTGGAACAACCCCGCGCTGGACCCCGGGGAGCGCTTCCTACGCGACTACATCCTGAGCAAGGGCTACAgggaggaggacgaggaggaggagggaaggcaaGTGTAGTGGGCGCACCTGGGGACGCTTTCTTGCCCGCTGCCTTTCCCTGCCCCTTGGGGCTGGCTGGATGAAGGGATCCCCTGACCCCAGGAGCCAGATCACGAGTGGGCCATGTTTtattgggtgggggtgggggggtctctaaCTTGGGGGGCCTGGCCTGACTCTCGGGGCTGGTACCCTGCAGAGCCCAGTGGGGGTTGGGCCCCCAGAGTCATGGCTCCgccccagctgctgcctggaCATGTGCCCTTCGGAACTCCTGGAGACCGGCCTCCCGCCCCATTGGCCAGTCTGGGGTGGGTGTGGCCACCCCAGCCAATCAGAGCAGGaactggggggggcagggggttattGCTCCTGTAAGAGGAGAAACCACTCGGGTTCCGCTgctgtggggcagtgggggggcagccgtgggggtggggggcttcctGGGGATAGCAGGCGGGGGTGAAAACATAGCCTGTGAGCAGAGCTCCCTATAGGCACTCCCCAGAGGGGATGGCTAGCTCCTGGAGGGGCACGTGTTGAAATCAACTTGGGGGGCAAGCATGCAGTGCCACCAAGTGGGGGTGACGGCTGTCAGCAGGGGGCACTTGTCCTTGGCCTGGGGAGGTGGAAACATAAGGCAAAGGCCTGGGGAGGGCTAGAGCAGTGGGGAGGAATGGTGCGGGGAGCCTGGGATGGGGCCCCCAAATTAAACACCACCCCCGTCCTCGGTGGTGCAGGTGAATGCTGCTGGCTCTTAGCTCAGCCCTTTAGATCCCGTGGTCGTGGGTTCCATCCCCGGCGCCGACGACCCGCCCAGGGTGTCACGTCACCCCTAGGAGAGGTTCTAGGGTGGGTTTAGCTcctggagacaccccccccccacggcctTGTTGGCTTTCCCCAGGGAGCCTGGGGCCGTGTCCCCCCTGCGGCTGGAGGACTCCTCGGACGAGGGGGAGCTCTTCCTCAAGAAGCAGGAGGAGTTTGAGCGCAAGTTCAACTTCCGCTTTGAGGAGCCTGATGCACAGCTGGTAAGGGATACCCCCGGGCGCcgtgtccccctgcccctcccccctcaagcGCTATGTCCCTCCCCAGGCACCATGCTCCTCccccggggagggggagtgaCTCTGGAGCCAGTGCAGCTGGGTGGGGCACGATAGGGTCCCAGGATAGGGGAGCTGGGAGACCCCAACACAGATGCAGCCCCAGTCCCCCTGGCTGGAGTGAGGCCTGGGGGCTGCAGTGCAGAGTGTCCCCCATGCTGTGGGTGGGGGTGTTCAGGCTGTGGGTGCAGGACACCAGGGGCCCTGGAGTCTCgcctgtgtgtggggaggggggggtctggCAGTAACGCGGATCCCATGTCGTCGTcccatctcccacccccccaccccaggtgagGACTTATCCCCGGACCATCGCCAGCTCGGTGCGCAGGAAGGACGAACGGCGCAAGGAGAAGCGCGAGGAGatcagggagaggaagaggaaggtgAGAGATGATCACAGCGTGAAGGGGGCTGGGGGGTCTCCACCCCCTGGAGGTTGTGGGGCAGCCTGAGTCatggagctgagtgaataatggggggagagagcagggggcCCGGATGcttgggttctgtccccagctctgggaggggagtggggtctagtggttagaacggGGGGGGCCTgagagccaggacgcctgggttctctccctgctcCTGTCTTGGGTTGGTCTTGGGGGCTGGTTCTATCAGACAGGGAGTCTCTCGCGGGTTAGGAGCCCCCCCCGCTCCGTCTCTCTGGGTTGCATGGACCCCCTGGCGGGCGTGGGGGCAGCATGAGCAAGTGAGGGGAGCCCATCCCATAATAACCCCAAGTCCCTCCCCACAGGAGAAGGCCCGGAAgcaggaggagttgaagcagctGAAGAACCTGAAGCGCCAGGAGATCCTGGCCAAGCTGGAGAAGCTGCGGGAGGCGACGGGCAACGCGACCGTCGGCTTCGGGgagcaggagctggagggggccTTTGACCCGGCCGAACACGACCGGCTCATGCAGGCGAGAGCCCCCCGCACACCTGCCCTCGCCCGGGGGATGGGGACCTGCCCACCTCGCCCTGGGGGGCCTGGTGCCTCCTGGCCTGCAGcacaaacacccccacccccaaatgggGCCTGAGTGCCTCCCGGCCTGCAGTACAGACCTTGCCACCTCGGCACCTCTTGGCTGGCCTGCAGACACCTCCCCACTCTCCCCATGAGGCCCTCGCatctcctgactctgccacaccCCTCTGGGCTCCAAGGGGTTAATGTCCGCGCCAAGCCCAGCTGGCCCGGGGCCTATgtccctggcctggcctggcctggcttgGCTCCTCTGTGGGTCAGCGGGATGGCACCAGGCAGCATCCCCAGTGGCAGGGCGGTCCCCTCCGTTCCGGACCGGGCCGGAGATGCAGCCCTGCATGGGGCTGGGATGGGCCCAGGGTGTTCGTGGGGACCAGCCTTGGGACAGAGGAGCCCTCCCTTGTCCTGTCCCACTGggcacagcccctccccaggcTGGGACCCCCTGCCCGGGGGGGAAATCCTGCCCCAGTCAAGCCAGCTGCTCACTCAGCTCCTTCTCCTTTTCCCACCCCACAGAAGTTCTTCGGGGCCAAGTATtacggggaaggggaggaggagaagccgcAGTTCGAGGAGGAGGAGGGCGTGGATGGTAGGTggatgggggagggcaggggggcagggcgtGTGCGGGGAGGACAATGGGGGGGCACCATCCAGGACACACTGGGCCCTATGATGTCTGGGTCCCGTCCCCACCCTGCTCAGACCAGCTGGGCAGGTCACTTCTCTCCTCACCCCCATGCTGCAGGGAGGTGGTCTGATTTGCATATTTACATATGCAAATGACTCACTGTCTGGGAGGGGTGCGTGAGTTTGAGGGGCTGGTTCTGTGGGAGCTGTCGCGACACAACGCAGACGCCACTCGGAGCCCGCCTGGGCTGGCTCCATAGCGGCCCCACACTGCAAACGGCGGGGGGCAGCAAGGGGACATTGAATCTGAACTTCCCGTCCCCAACCCCGTGGGCAGTGCTGTTAAAATCAGCtgccatgccccagcccagaggtggctgccgctcagtggttgtggggggggggagcagtagGAGTACGATTCTGCTCCAAAGAAACCATCTCTTTCCCCTTTGGACCCAGATGGCTGGAACTGGGACAACTGGACCGGCCGGGACGCAGAGGGGGGCGAGTGGCCAGAGGAAGAGGGGAGCTACGAGCCACACTGCGAGGACCCCAACTTCATTGTACGTCCCTGGGGTAGAGGGAATTTGCCAGCTGGTGCTGAGACCCCGCTGAACTCATGACACTGTTGGCAGTGCCGGGTGACtccagcagagggcgctcccaGCATGCCCCAGTGGGGTGGTGCCAGCAGGGCATGTTCGGGGGCACCCCACTTGGGGATCGGGGCCCGTGGCGCTGGGAGGTAATGGGGGGAGGGTGTATGCCTGAGCCGAGCGTGATGGGTGCCGCCGGGGCGGTTCTGTCCCCCCAGATGGACGCGGATTACGACCCCCACGTGCGGCCAGGCCCCCCCGGGAAGCGGCAGAAGGAGCCTCCGACGTTGCTGGGGAAGAGGAAGCTCAAGACACGGTTCACGGAGGCCATGGAGCGGGAGAAGCCCCCGTTCGACCCTGgtaagggggttgggggggggttctGCCTGGAGCTTTCTCCAGCGCAGGTGTCCTGGGGCGTCAGGCTCCTTGGGCCCAGCAGCcgtcctgcccccttcccaccccaccaggaGCCACGTGCTGCCAGGTATCCAGCCCCCTCCCTGGGTGTCCCCACGATggctccctgcagctctgcccAGGCCGGCAGGCTCCGCACTTGGGGTGCCCCCCGCTGGCTAAGACATGGCTGCGTTGGAtcaggctccctcctgccccccggtGCCCTCCCTGGTATGCCCCAAGGGCACCCTGTAGCCGGGGGGCCCAGCCCCCGGCTCCCTCTGGGTCTGCCTCAGGGCCCTCCGCAGCTGAGAGGGGGAACTGAACTGGGTGGGGGATCacctgtgggagggggctgtacTGGGGGTGCTGCCTTGGGCTGGGAGGGGGTTGCTGGACCAGGGAGCTCCTGAAGCCGCCCCCATCCCAGGGCTGTGCTGAGCCCCACCGTCCCCCCCCAGAGGTGGGCTCCTTCGAGCAGTACCTGGACGAGTATTACCGGCTGGACTACGAGGACCTGATCGGCGACCTGCCCTGCCGCTTCAAGTACCGCACCGTGATGCCCTGCGACTTCGGCCTCAGCACCGATGAGGTACCCGCCTgccgccccttccctgcccagcacccATCCCTGTGCTCTGCCGGCCTCCGCAGAGTTCTGGGCCTAGCCCGGCTTTCTGTCCCAGCTCCAGGAGgcgagtggggtctagtggtcagagcagggggctgggaaccaggactcctgggttctctccctagctCTGCCCCAACTCTCTGACTTGAGGGGATCAAtcctgtcccttctctgtgcctcagtttccccctctggaTTCCCGGCTCCTGGGGGGTCTCCTCCCCCACAGTGGATTCCTGCTCCTCACAGGCCATGAACCCTCCCCCACTTTGCTCTCGTCCCCCGTCAGATCCTGGCCGCTGATGACAAGGAGCTAAACCGCTGGTGCTCATTGCGCAAGACCTGCATGTACAGGTGAGGGGCTGGCCCTCCTCTGTGGCGCTTGGAGGTGGGGGATGAGACGGCAGCAGATGGGTCCTTGGGCCCCAGGGAGCTTCATACCAGGACTTTGCTTTGCTCAGAAACCACATGCAGGGCGAGATTCCCACAGCCCTGTggaacaggactcctgggttctatccctggctctgggaggggagtggggttttgtggttagagccggggggggggggggggcagggcagggagtcaggactcctgggttctatccctggctctgggaggggagtgaggtgtGGAGGTtagagctggggtggaggggagggctcggagtcaggaaacctggtttctgtgtatgcctcagtttccctctctggtGCTCTGCCGTAGCATTGCCAGATTACAGTCCAGGCCCCGTTCACACATGGCCAGGCTGATTCTCCCATTTCCCAGCTCTCTGGCTCTCAGCCCTTCTCCAATTAGAGGCCTTGGAATGTGACCCCCGGGTCCCCCTTTGTGGGTCAGGATCTGAGCCCTCCTGCCCCGCGTCTCCCCGCAGGTCGGAGAAGGAGGAGCTCCAGGATAAGGCTGCCTACACCCGCAAGGCCCAGAACACCAGCAAGAAGCAGCAGATCCTCAAGTCCCTCTCCGCTGTGTACGTACCCTgggcctgggctccagcagggggcaccagCGCTGGGTCCCCGGTGCCGTGCGATTtgaaccctcaccccctgcatgGGAGCTCGTCTCAAACCATATTTTTTTGGCTGGGAATTTCCTTGGTTTttaggagtcccagggggctgcTGGATGGGCCCCCCAGCTGCTGCACATTCTATGGGGCTCCAGGGGGCTGGTAGCACGGGCGGGGTGGGCCCCTGGCAGGGAGTCTTAAAGGCACTGGGGTTACAGAACTGAGGCCACTCTGCGGACAGCATGTTCCCTCCTCTCCCCGCAGCTGATTGGGCCTGTTGGTCAGTGCCCCCGGTCCCATGCTGTCCCCAGAGAAGCAggctgggcaggtggggggcaatGCTCCTGAGCCCGTCACCCTCATATAAAGGAAATGCTGTGTTCACATGGGGCACAGTGGGTCGGTGGAACTCTCTGCTACATGATCCCAGGGAGGCCAAGAGCTGGGCAGCTTGAAAAGTTTGGGCGCTTGTATGGACAGCGTGAACGGCTTTGGGGCAGGAGCCCTGACCTCTGCCTGGTGGGAGGGGATCCTAtttctgctgcttcctgcagggCGTCTTGCACCTTCCACTGGCACGGCCCCTGCTGCAGACTGGatgccaggctagatgggcccccGGGCTGGCGATGCCTGTGCTCTCGGGGCCGCAGGCCTTGCAGGGGGTGGGTGGCTCTGGCATGGCAGGGCTGAGTTTGCATAATGCCCTGGGCTGGGGAACCCCCGCTTTTCACACGGCCCCTCTCCTTGCCCTGCAGCGCGGAGGAGGCCGGCGAGGACGAGCCGCGGCCCAAGCTGGGGAAGAAACCCCAGGACAAGGCGAAGCGGCGGCAGCTGGAGCAGGAGCCGCACGGCGCCGGGCTAACCACGCGCCCAGAGGCCGAGGGGCCCTCGGTGCCCACGGCAGGggccctcagccccaccctgtcCCCTGCTGGGCAGCCCGGGGGTCTGGCGGGGAAGGCCTCCCCTGGGCCCCAGGCGGGGCCACGGCGGGGCCGGCGGGGGCGGCTGCTGGGTGCCAGGGTGCGGGTGGGCGGGCGGGAGTTCAGCGGGCAGAGGCTCCGGGCCTATGGGCTCAACCCGGGGCGCCTGCAGTGGCGCCAGCTCCACCGTCACCAGAGGAAGCAGCTGGCGCGACAGACTCAGCGGGCCGAGGCGCCCGGACGCCAGGGTGCCGTGGGAAAAGCCGCCCGGGCCTGAGCACGGAGAGAGCCGGGGGCTCGCGTGGCTGGGTGCCATCGCCtggcagctgggggagaggggccccAGGCCTGCCCTGGAACTGAGTGTGGGGGGCAACTCtcgcccctccccagcagctggggtCACTGTCTCTACCCCTTCCTGCTACCAGCAGTGGGCTTGACGCCTGGTctggctccgtgcctcagtttcccctgctggAGCAGGTGTACGGCAGGGTGGGGCTCAGTGTTTGGTGGCAGAGAGTGGAGCAGAGCCTGTTTCTCCCTCAGCGCCGCTGGGCCTTGTTCCCTTTTTTACACGGATTCTGAAATAAAACTCTGTCCAGTGCTCTGACTCCCTGAGCGCAGCTTTCATCTTGGGGCGGCCGCTGCCCGTCCTgccagggccagctgtggctccCCCTGGCTGGCCTGCCTCCCCCAGAGTCCGGGGGACACATTGAAACTCTGCTGCTTAAACTGAGGGGAGCCAGCCTGCGGGGAGGCAAACCCTCCCCTGGTTTCCCACGGGGGGAGATGCTGGCTGCACAGGGCTGTCTGCTCCTCGGGCCACGGGGATTGGCGTTGTGGAGGGTTAGGCTGTGGGGCCGGGTTGGGTGAGTGCCATCCCCGGGGCTGAAACcccccccctcaccaccaccagaCCAGGAGCTGCCTTTGCTTTAACCCGGGGACTTAGCCCTGGCAGCTGGTGTCCTCGGGGGAACCTGCTAATGCCCTGTGGAGCCGAGTCTCCTACCTGCCCTAATTGGGCCCTGATGCAAAATTGCCTCTTGGGGGGAGCAGAAAGGCCCCAGGGTGGGGGTAGATCCTGCTTTTCCCCAGCTCCCTTCAGGGGCACAGGGAGTCCTGGGCGGTGGGGCGGGGCCCTGAGGCGCCGTTACACAAATTAGCCCCCAGGGCTGGGCCGGCCCTTGGTCCTGCACTGTCAGCCTGGCTGCCCcaggcagggcctggctctgGTCTGGGTTTGGGCAGCCCCTGGGACCGCCTGTGGCTCCTAGCTGCTGGTCCCATACTCCCCTGCAGGGCCCAGGCCCGCTGCTGGGGCACAGCGGGGCAGGCTGGGCCTGGCTAGGGCCCCTACTGCTCTGGGGCCCAGCTGCCCTGTCCCTACCAGCGCTGGCTGGGGGTAGGGGGCTGTGCAAGGCTGATAGTGCTGGCCCAGGTGTCCAAGGCTGGAGCTGGGCCCTGCCGTGCCCCTCAGGGGTTGGGCCCGTCGCTCGTCCCCCTCCGGGCTGCAGCTAAGCCGCCTTAGCAAGGTGATGCGAGGCAGCCCTTGGATTTCCGAGCGATTTAAGAGGCCGTGGCAGGTGCTGGTAGCCCCAGGCTGggcacagagcagcaggagcGGGAGgagatggccctggctcgctggTGCCACTCGGCTGGGCCATGGCGGTGCcgtgcgctgctgctggcaggactcctgctgctgctcctccggCAGGCGGCCAAGCGGTGAGTAGCTGGCACCTGTGGGGTGCGTCAGGGGAGCTTCAGCaaactgggggggcagggaaaccTGCAGGGGCTGAATGTGGCTGTTGGCAGGAGCAGCTGTGGGTGCTGGGCCATGGCTACCCTGTAATTCAGTGCCCAGCTCTTGCCATGGGCAAAGGCTCATAGTGGGCAGGCTGGgatgagacacccccccccccaaaaaacgcAGTGCTGGTTTGGGGCCAAGGGCTTGCTCATTCTCCCCAATGGCCACACACCTCAGCAAGCAAAGcaagggggctgctgctgctgtttcaggAGCCCCTCCTGGACCAGgctgccattgtgctaggtgctgtacatgtgGGTGTATTACAGTCATGTCCAGGGGCACccacattgtgccaggcgctgtacgtGGGgatgtattacagtagtgccctgGCACACCCCCATGGTGCCAGGCAcgtagatattaaggtcagaagggaccattatgatcatctaatctgacctgcacaacgcaggccacagaatctcagccacccactcctgcaataaacctctcacctatatctgagctattgaagtcctcaaaccacggtttaaagactttgaggtacagagaatcctccagcaagtgacctgtgccccatgctacagaggaaggcgaaaaacctccaggacctcttccaatctgccctggaggaaaattcctttctgactccAAATAGGgccatcagctgaaccctgagcatgtgggcaagattcaccagccagatacccaggaaagaattctctgtagtaactcagatcccatccctctacatcccatcataggccattgggcctatttaccatgaataattAACATGATTTtgtcaattaattgatctttatctcatcataccatctcgtccataaacttaccgagtttaatcttgaagcaaGATAGGTCTTTTGtacccactgcttcccttggaaggctgttcactcctctgagggttagaaaccttcctctaatttcaagtctaaacttcctggtggccagtttatatccatttgttcttgtgtccacattggtactgagcttaaataattcctctccctctctgatatatttatagagagcaatcatatctcccctcagccttcttttggttaggctaaacaagccaagctcctcgagtctcctttcataagacaggttttccattcgtcggatcatcctagtagctcttctctgtacctgttccagtttgaattcatccttcttacacatgggagaccagaactgcacacagtgttccaggtgaggtctcaccagggccttgtataacggtactaacacctccttatctctgctggaaatacctcgcctgatgcatcccaaggccgcattagcttttttcccgGCCATATtgcattggcggctcatagtcatcctgtggtcaaccaatactccaaggtccttctcctcctccgttacttctaattgatgcgtccccagcttataactaaaattcttgttattaatccctaaatgcatgaccttacacttctccctattaaatttcattctattactattactccagtttacaaggtcatccagatcttcctgtaggatatcccggtccttctctgaattggcaatacgtcccggctttgtgtcatccacaaacttta is a genomic window containing:
- the KRI1 gene encoding protein KRI1 homolog, which codes for MPEPGLKVNAGFAARYGRYRRREELRRLQDRYGADAGAGEESSSESEESGDDVELDPLEDRDFYRTLALLKTKDPRIYEKDATFYSQANSLSESGREVAPKRKEKPMYLKDYERKVILEKEGKYEEDEEDEEAAAERQKRAASQSYVEEQKRIKESFRPFVADSDGEESAGEGGSALLQKRIKSTEETAREQEGYVSWLKGQDFPPDRQLEDLAPLKEYWNNPALDPGERFLRDYILSKGYREEDEEEEGRQPGAVSPLRLEDSSDEGELFLKKQEEFERKFNFRFEEPDAQLVRTYPRTIASSVRRKDERRKEKREEIRERKRKEKARKQEELKQLKNLKRQEILAKLEKLREATGNATVGFGEQELEGAFDPAEHDRLMQKFFGAKYYGEGEEEKPQFEEEEGVDDGWNWDNWTGRDAEGGEWPEEEGSYEPHCEDPNFIMDADYDPHVRPGPPGKRQKEPPTLLGKRKLKTRFTEAMEREKPPFDPEVGSFEQYLDEYYRLDYEDLIGDLPCRFKYRTVMPCDFGLSTDEILAADDKELNRWCSLRKTCMYRSEKEELQDKAAYTRKAQNTSKKQQILKSLSAVAEEAGEDEPRPKLGKKPQDKAKRRQLEQEPHGAGLTTRPEAEGPSVPTAGALSPTLSPAGQPGGLAGKASPGPQAGPRRGRRGRLLGARVRVGGREFSGQRLRAYGLNPGRLQWRQLHRHQRKQLARQTQRAEAPGRQGAVGKAARA